The Cryobacterium roopkundense sequence CACCGGGGCTGATCAGCATCCAGCTGTACACCCTGCGCTCGATCATGCGCGGCGACGGAGTGGACGCCACGTTCGAGGCGCTCGCCGACTACGGCTACACGAAGGTGGAGCTTGCCGGGCTGTACGGGCGTACCCCGGAGGCGATGCGCGCCTACCTCGACGAGCTGGGCATCACGCCGAGCTCGAGCCACGACGGCATCAGCGGCTCGCCCGCTGCGCTGCAGGCGAAAATCGCCGGGGCGGTGACGCTCGGCCAGACGTACATGAACGTGCCGTACCTGGCGTCGAGCGTGGCCGACGACTGGCGCCAGTGGGCGGACCAGATGAACGCAGAGGCATCCGTTGCCCAGCAGTCGGGCATCAAGTACGGTTACCACAACCACGCGCACGAGTTCACGACCGACCTCGGTGGCGGGCTCACGCCGTGGGAGGTCTTCACGAGCCGGCTGGACCCGAAGCTCGTGCACCTCGAGGTGGACCTGTATTGGGCCGTCACGGGCGGCGTGGGCGTCGGGGCGTCAGACCCTGTGCAGTTCGCCATCGACGTGATCCACGAGGCGCCGCAGAAGACGCTCGAGTACCACGTGAAGGACCGCGATGCGGCCGGCGGCTTTGCCGACCTCGGCACCGGCGAGATCGACTTCGCGCGCATCTTTGATGCGCACCCCGTGAAGCTCTACGCGGTGGAGAACGACCAGCCCGACGTGACCCCGCTGCAGACCGCGGAGGTGGGCTACAACTACCTGCGCGAGCTGCGCTTCTAGGTTCACGCGAGTCACACCGGCGGCGCCCCCACGCAGGGGCGCCGCTGTCGTGCGCCCAGCATGCCGTGCCCGGCCCTCGCCCAGCGAGGCGCGAGCGCCTATGAGGGAAGAGGCTGAACTTCCGCGGGTCGAAGCCACGAAGAAGCGATCAAGACCACGCCAGCCAACTCTCAGACACGGCTCACGGGGTCTCGATCGCTCGTGCCTCGCGCCTCGACCAGCGGGTTCCCGCATCCCCACGAGGGAAGAGGCTGAACTTCCGCTAGTCCAAGCTAGACGGGGGCGGGCTGCGTGAGGCCGGCGAGCTGCAGCAGCAGGTCGCGCACCTCGGTGGCGGCGATGGCGGCGATGGCGGCGCGGGCGGCGGACGGGTCGGAGCAGAGCAGCACGGGGCCGTCGGCAGCGTTCTCCGGCAAGCGCCCGTGCGAGCCGCGCACGCAGGAGGGGTCGAGCGGCACGACGTCCATCGCGTAGCGCAGGCCCACCTTCTTCTTCGCGAGGTTGCGGGCGGCGCGCAGCTTCACGAAGCGGTCGTCGGGGTCGAAGAACAGCTCGGCCGGGTCATAGCCCGGCTTCTTGTGGATCTCCACGCCGCGCGCGAAGTCCGGCGCCTGCGCGTCGTCAAGCCAGTAGTAGTAGGTGAACCAGGCGTTCTTCTCGGCCACAGCCACGAGCTCACCGCTGCGCGCGTGGTCGAGGCCGTACCGGGCCTGGCCCGCGGCGTCGAGAACCTCGGCGACGCCCGGGAGCGCCTCGAGCAGCGCGCGCACCCGGGGAATGTCGGCGGGATCCTGCACATAGACGTGCGCGAGCTGGTGGTCGGCGACCGCGAAGGCACGCGAGGTCCAGGGGTCGAGCAGCTCGCCGCTCGCGTTGGTGTGCACCTCGAGCAGGCCCTCGCGCCGCAGCATCCGGTTCACGTGAACGGGCTGGTCGACGTTCGTGATGCCGTATTCGCTCAGCACCACGATGGTCGTGCCCAGCCGCGCCGCGTCGTCCAGAAGCGGCGCGAGCACCTGGTCGAGCTCGCGGGCGGCCTCGAAGGAGCGCGGGTCGTCGGGGCCGAAGCGCTGCAGGTCGTAGTCGAGGTGCGGCACGTACACGAGGGTGAGGTCGTGGTCCGGCAGCACGTGCCGGGCCGCGCCCACGATCCAGCGCGAGGACGCCATGCCGGCCGTGGGGCCCCAGTAGGTGAACAGCGGGAAGTCGCCGAGCTTGGCCACGAGTTCGTCGTGCAGCTCGGGCGGTCGGACATAGGCATCCGGTGATTTGCGCCCGTCGGCGTGATACACCG is a genomic window containing:
- a CDS encoding sugar phosphate isomerase/epimerase family protein; its protein translation is MCFGFDGASELNKSLEGTKNLNRRNFLRGALAVGAGAGLAVAGAGSAMAAPGGGPAHGPGGKPGKPGKGRKVPPGLISIQLYTLRSIMRGDGVDATFEALADYGYTKVELAGLYGRTPEAMRAYLDELGITPSSSHDGISGSPAALQAKIAGAVTLGQTYMNVPYLASSVADDWRQWADQMNAEASVAQQSGIKYGYHNHAHEFTTDLGGGLTPWEVFTSRLDPKLVHLEVDLYWAVTGGVGVGASDPVQFAIDVIHEAPQKTLEYHVKDRDAAGGFADLGTGEIDFARIFDAHPVKLYAVENDQPDVTPLQTAEVGYNYLRELRF
- a CDS encoding alkaline phosphatase family protein, with the protein product MSVPTPLLVIDVAGLTPRLLAVMPRLQTIAARGFSAELGTVLPAVTCSAQSTFLTGLTPAEHGIVGNGWYLRDIGEVNLWRQHNRLVGGEKVWETARRTNPGYRVANVCWWYAMGATTDVTITPRPVYHADGRKSPDAYVRPPELHDELVAKLGDFPLFTYWGPTAGMASSRWIVGAARHVLPDHDLTLVYVPHLDYDLQRFGPDDPRSFEAARELDQVLAPLLDDAARLGTTIVVLSEYGITNVDQPVHVNRMLRREGLLEVHTNASGELLDPWTSRAFAVADHQLAHVYVQDPADIPRVRALLEALPGVAEVLDAAGQARYGLDHARSGELVAVAEKNAWFTYYYWLDDAQAPDFARGVEIHKKPGYDPAELFFDPDDRFVKLRAARNLAKKKVGLRYAMDVVPLDPSCVRGSHGRLPENAADGPVLLCSDPSAARAAIAAIAATEVRDLLLQLAGLTQPAPV